The sequence below is a genomic window from Henriciella marina DSM 19595.
CAGCCATGCCATCCTGACCCGCAATACACAGCTACGTCAGCTGCGCACCTATTGGTGGGTGCCCGTTGTCTTGCTGATCTTCCTGTTGGCCCTGCTCTGGGGCGCATGGCGTCTGGCGCGGCGCCTACGCCATACCCAACAGACCTGACCCTTTTTCAGAGAGTGCCGAGCCATGTGGAAGAAAATCGTTCTGGGCGTCGTCATAGTCGTCCTGGCATGTATCGGACTTGCCTGGCTCAACCGCGAGTCGGTGGTCCTTTTCATCGCTACGCATTCAGGCAAACAGGATGTTGGGGCGAACCGAGAAATCAACTGGCAACAGGGCCCGGCTGAAGCCGCCCTCAGCGCGAAAGACCGCCCGCCCAACGTCGTCTTTATCCTTGCCGATGACCTTGGCTATAATGATATCTCGACATTTGGTGGCGGGGTCGCTGGCGGAGCGGTTCAGACCCCGAACATAGACCGGCTGGCGCGCGAGGGCGTGATTTTTACCAACGCCTATTCCGGGACAGCAAGTTGCGCCCCGTCCCGCGCCATGCTGATGACCGGGCGCTATCCAACTCGTACTGGCTTTGAATTCACGCCGACGCCAGATGGCATGGGCCGCATCATTTCGATGGTTTCAAGAGGCCAAAGCAACAGCTTTCCCCCAATCGAGTGGAACCAGGCGGCAGCCGAAAGCTCGCCACCCTTCAACCAGCAAGGTCTGCCAAGCTCTGAGGTCACCGTTGCGGAAATCCTTGCCGACGCCGATTATCACACGGTGCATATCGGCAAATGGCATCTTGGACGGGGGGCGGAATTTGGGCCGAACGCACAGGGCTTCGATGAAAGCCTTCTCATGGCGAGCGGTCTCTACCTGCCCGAATCTGATCCTTCCGTTGTCAACGCAAGGCTGGATTTCGACCCCATCGACAAATTCCTCTGGGCGCGGATGCAATACGCCGCCAGTTACAATGAAAGCGACTGGTTCGAGCCGGGGGGCTATTTGACAGACTATTGGACGCAGGAAGCCCAGTCTGTCATTCGGGCCAATAAGAACCGGCCATTCTTCCTCTATCTTGCCCACTGGGGCACCCACACGCCGTTACAGGCCACGCGTGAAGACTATGAAGCCGTGGGCGATATCGAACCGCACCGCTTGCGCGTCTACGCCGCCATGGTCCGCGCGCTGGATCGTAGTGTCGGCGACATTCTCGACACGCTTGAGGAAGAGGGTCTTTCTGAGAATACGATCGTGGTCTTCTCCAGTGACAATGGCGGCGCCGATTATGTCGGCCTGCCCGACATCAACGCGCCCTACCGCGGCTGGAAACTCACGCTTTTCGAGGGCGGTATCCGCGTGCCACTCTTCATGCGCTGGCCCGCTCGCATACCGGCGGGCACCGAAGTTTCCGCGCCAGCCGCGCATATCGATCTGTTGCCAACCCTTGCCTCTGCCTGCGGGGCCTCGCTGCCCCCAAATGTCGAGATCGATGGACGGGATCTTCTTGGTCTTGCGACCGGTGAAGCGGTGCCCGGCGCCGATGACCCCATCTTCTGGCAAAGCGCCTATTACCGCGTCGTCCGGCAGGGGGACTGGAAGCTTCAGGTGAGTGAGCGGCCAGAAAAGGTCTGGCTGTATGACCTCTCAAACGACCCGACCGAGCGCATGAATCTCGCGAGCCAGCGCCCCGACAAGGTCGAGATTTTGAAACACCTTCTGGAAGATCATCAGAGCACCGCCCGGACACCGCTTTATCCCTACACATTGGAAGGCCCGGTTGCGATCGACAGCACGCGCGCCGACGAGCTTCGCCAGGGCGAAGAGATCATCTACTGGCCAAACTAGGCCTCGTCAGGAACGTCCCTCAAAAGGGCATTCACAGACCGAGTGAGCACTCTCTCAGCTTTATCTGCCGACAGCTCCTGGTCCTGTCGCAAGCGGCGCCAGGCCTGAAACCCTGTTAAAAGCTCAAGTGCCCCAAGCAGCGTCTCATCGTCGAGGATACTCTGCGGAAGGAGGTTCTTCAGACCGGCCTGCTCCATGATCAGGAAATGGCGATAGGCATAGCCAAGTTGCGGCGAAGCAAACCGCCGTAGGCCTGCTGCGATTTTCAGGGGCATGATGCGCTCATAGATCCTGGCCCGCCGCCCAATCAATTCATGAATACGCTCACGCCAGCCCTGCGCTTCCCATGGCGTCATCACGATCGGCAAAATCTCTCTTTCAAGCCGCTCCGACATTTCGCGGTAGAGGCCGTCCATGTCGTCAAAATGCCGGAAAACCGTCCGC
It includes:
- a CDS encoding TetR/AcrR family transcriptional regulator, with protein sequence MTEKPDIRLVSDDTSGDGRKARSQRSREQIVDALFALIEAGDMDPSAASVAEEAGVGLRTVFRHFDDMDGLYREMSERLEREILPIVMTPWEAQGWRERIHELIGRRARIYERIMPLKIAAGLRRFASPQLGYAYRHFLIMEQAGLKNLLPQSILDDETLLGALELLTGFQAWRRLRQDQELSADKAERVLTRSVNALLRDVPDEA
- a CDS encoding sulfatase, coding for MWKKIVLGVVIVVLACIGLAWLNRESVVLFIATHSGKQDVGANREINWQQGPAEAALSAKDRPPNVVFILADDLGYNDISTFGGGVAGGAVQTPNIDRLAREGVIFTNAYSGTASCAPSRAMLMTGRYPTRTGFEFTPTPDGMGRIISMVSRGQSNSFPPIEWNQAAAESSPPFNQQGLPSSEVTVAEILADADYHTVHIGKWHLGRGAEFGPNAQGFDESLLMASGLYLPESDPSVVNARLDFDPIDKFLWARMQYAASYNESDWFEPGGYLTDYWTQEAQSVIRANKNRPFFLYLAHWGTHTPLQATREDYEAVGDIEPHRLRVYAAMVRALDRSVGDILDTLEEEGLSENTIVVFSSDNGGADYVGLPDINAPYRGWKLTLFEGGIRVPLFMRWPARIPAGTEVSAPAAHIDLLPTLASACGASLPPNVEIDGRDLLGLATGEAVPGADDPIFWQSAYYRVVRQGDWKLQVSERPEKVWLYDLSNDPTERMNLASQRPDKVEILKHLLEDHQSTARTPLYPYTLEGPVAIDSTRADELRQGEEIIYWPN